CATCTCTAATCTCTTATTGTGAACTAAAAAGAACACCACCATTACTGTCTGACATGTCAGcaggtttttttttgccatTAGTTGCAGTTATATATAAGGAGATGGCTTCTATTATTTTGAGGCATTGTCGTGGTAAAGAATTATCTCTATCTGAAATTTGGTGCTCGTTTTTAGTAGTGTCTTTTGGAAGATCTTGTTATGTTAATTATAcaccaaagaacaaaacaaaaaacacaaaaactATAATACATTCGCTACTAATGAATACGTTCGGGGTTTTACTCTACACGTTTTTGCTTGCATTCAATCAGTTTTATGATATGGTTCTCTGGCCCATGTTTTCAATCGAGCTCCTTGGAGGTGTTACCACATTGGCCCATTCGGACTTGGATTCGTTCCAAATGCACATATTGGACATGCCAGAAAAGTTTGGGGAGGCAGGTAATGCAACTTTTGCATTTGAGCAGATAGAATCTACGGGGTGGGATTCACGATTCGTCATTTTTATGGGTTTAATAGTGACCCTACTGTTTGCATTGATAAGAACAGAGGTTTGCGTTAGCTTTGAAAGAGGCGCGACCTTTGCGCTAAGCACAGCTTTACAAATAACCGGAATGAATGACGCTGGAGAAGAGTATcacgaggaagaagagtattttgataacattgaaaatttttACCCATCAATGTCAATCAACTATAACGGAAGCTCTATTCGTGCCCAGACCATATACAATAAACCAACTGATGTTCTAATATGGGATAGAAAAATGTTCAACCCACTATAATGatataattaaaaaaaaggacattcataaatatatatatatatatatatatatatatatatatatactcaCATATATATCCAAATAACCATGCTTAATATATCAAAAGAGCCAACGGCCTCTGCttgaattattttttttgcataAGTTACCGCACTAACTCTTTTATTTAACAATCATTTCTAAGACAACCTTTAATCTACTACTtcaacaaaccaaaattcaagaaagaagaatataatCAAGGCAACCAATTAAACACATGTCCACACCAGAACAAGCAGTTAGAAGTTTACTCAGAAGCATATACCTTTCCAATGAACCAGTACCTTTGGAAAGTATAATGGCGTTGCAAGAGCTTCTGGGCTCCGACCTCCAATTCGATCAGAACGGCAAAGACAAAGGAATGTCAGAATACTATATCGATTCATTACCCAGAGTGCCCAAAAATAAGCTTAAAACCGAAGATACTTGTGCCATATGCCAGTGTAACTTCCTCGAAGACCCATACCCACTCGTTGCGAAACTGCCACACTGCAATCATACGTTTGATTTAGAGTGTCTTTCCGTTTGGCTGCAGAGTAACCATACATGCCCCATGTGCAGGGACGATTTGACGTCTAAACATCTCGATATAGACACCTCCCAATGCGAACTGGAAGAAGATTTCAACATGTATGGATGAAAGAATGGGttatatactatatacaGATAGAGTTTATGTGTAGGGTTTCAtactttatttatttaaagTGTTTGCTGAATTCTGGGTTTTTTAGCAACTCAACTACCTTAGCACCGACAGCATCGTCCAGTCCGTGCAGTTGCGAGCTCATGTCAAACTTCTCCACATCCAAGTCTTCCTTCTTGCTTTGTAGGTCTACAGGCTCGCGTTGGTACAAGTTACACTTAATACCAACACCACTCATACTGTGTTTCGAAATGTAAGACAATAACGTCTCCACTACCTCGACGTTAGTGTCATATAGTCTGATCAACCGCGCGTGCGTGTgtctttcaaaattttcCTTCGATTTAGCCATCACAAATGGTGCCCTGATAACCGTCCAACGTTCTCTCTTTGTTGGCATTGGCTTGGGTCCCTTCATTGGAATACCCAAGTAATACCCTGCTCTAAGCACAAAACTGCTGAAAAAATCAAGATTCTCGTTATCATAAGACTTCAACTGAATGTCCGCCACTAGATCTTTGTGTACTGGCTCGATCTTCAAAGGCGCATGGTATACTGCCTCCACattttttggaattggagTCTCTTTCGCATTGAATGGAAGAGTACGAGGTCCAGCCACTGTCGACTGCTGTCTCAAAATCCCACGAAAACCGTTTCTGAACATAATTAACTTATTTCTTCTCACTATCCCACCAATTAAGCCTCACGAAAGATCACCTATCACCTGCTATTCAACCTTCCCTCTCTAATCTTGTTCTTAAAGCTCTGTTGACCAAGCTCTTCtcttgaaattttttttttccatgtTAAAAAGTTTCAACAACCTGAAATAACGAAAGTAGAGCATTCTATTGCATAGTGCAAGTTTGATAGAAGAATGGAGGAGAAGGTGTTTACAACAACTTATATTCCATTATTTGAATAGTTAAACCGGATATACAGAGATAGGAGAAATTAATAATGGGTAAAAGTAGTAAAGATAAGCGAGATTTATACTATAGGAAGGCAAAAGAGCAAGGATTTCGGGCAAGATCAGCGTTTAAATTGTTACAGCTAGATGATGacttcaatttcttggagGATGCCGTGCGTGTGGTAGACTTATGTGCTGCACCTGGATCATGGTCACAAGTATTGAGTAGAAGGTTGTTTGTTGAAGGTCGTGACAACAGTGATAGGAAGATAGTTGCTGTTGATTTGCAGCCAATGTCGCCAATAGATAATGTGATAACGTTGCAGGCAGACATTACACACCCCAGGACGCTCCAGACTATCACAGACTTGTTTGAGGGCGAGAAGGCAGACTTTATATGTAGTGATGGTGCACCGGATGTGACAGGGTTACATGATTTGGACGAATatgttcaacaacagctaATATTAAGCGCTTTGCAATTATCTACATGCTTGCTTCGGAAAGGCGGTAACTTCGTAGCAAAAATTTTTCGTGGTCGTGATATCGACATGCTTTACTCACAGTTAGGGTATCTTTTTGACAAAGTGGTTTGTGCGAAACCACGTTCTTCTAGAGGAACGTCGCTCGAGTCCTTTATAGTTTGTCTTGGTTACAATCCACCTGTTGGTTGGGAACCCAAGCTAGACATTAATGTGTCTGTAGAAGACTTCTTTCAAGGTTGTGATATTGGGAAGTTGAGCTTGGATGACGAGGGCGGAAAACTTCTGGATTATCGCGAAGAACCAAGATCAATAGCTAAATTTATTGCATGTGGTGGACTCTCGTCATTTGATAGCGACGCGACCTACCACGTTGACCCCAGCAGTTCTGCGTTGGACCCCGTACAGGCTCCAACAAATCCACCATATAAGAAGGCTCTTGAACTAAAACGGAAGGGCAAAATGAGCCGTGCAATATAAGATGTAGTAGTatcaaatattaaaaatttACTTAATTTATATGTTAATAGTAGCTTAACAATGGTAGCTTAagccttcttttccttttcttccttgacAATTTCTGGCTTCAAGGTTGGGAATAGCAAGACTTCTCTAATGGTGTTAGAGTCGGTCAAGAACATAGCCAATCTGTCGATACCACAACCCCAACCACCAGTTGGTGGCAAACCGTATTCCAAAGCGTTACAGAAGGTTTCGTCAACCAATTGGGCTTCGTCATCACCTTGAGCCTTTTGGTTAGCTTGTTCTTCGAAACGAGCTCTTTGGTCAAATGGATCGTTCAATTCGGTGTAAGCGTTACAGATTTCCTTTGTGGCAACGAAAACTTCGAATCTTTCACAAAGACCTGGTTGGTCTCTGGAGTACTTAGCCAATGGAGACATCATTTGTGGGTGTCCGAAGATGAAAGTTGGGTTGATACAGGTGTCTTCTAATTCACCAACCAACTTGTCTAGCATTCTAGCGTTGGTTAATGGTGGAGCACAGTCCATCTTGTTGTCCTTCAagaccttcttcaagaactcACCAGTTTCAGCGGTGTGAAGTTGGTCACCAGGTGGGAAAGTGACATTGAATCTCTTTTCTAGTTCTTCAATCATGTTGATTCTCTTCCATGGTCTAGCGAAGTTCAATTCCATTTCCTTTGCTGGATCGTTTGGATCTGGGTGGTACTTAATGACGTAAGAACCAGTGATTTCCTTGACCATCTCAGAGAACATGATTTCAGTCATGTCCATCAAGTCATAGACATCAGCGTAAGCTTGGTAAAATTCACATGTAGTGAATTCTGGGTTGTGGGTCATATCAATACCTTCGTTTCTGAATTGTCTACCAATTTCGTAAACTCTGTCCATACCACCAACAACcaattctttcaagaacaaTTCTGGGGCAATTCTCATATACATGTCCATGTCCAAATCGTTGTGGTGAGTGATGAATGGCTTAGCAGTGGCACCACCAGCAATGACGTTCATCATTGGGgtttcaacttcaataaAGTTTCTGGTGTCCAAGAATTTTCTAATGTAACTGATGATCTTGGAACGAGTAATGAAACGGTTTCTAGCATCCTTGTTCATAATCAAATCCAAGTATCTCTTTCTGTATCTCAATTCTTGGTCCTTGAAACCGAAGTGATCGGTTGGCAACATGTGCAAACATGGTGTCAATAGCTCGATACGGGAAACGAACACAGAGATTTCACCTTCACCACCCTTCTTTGGGGAAGTTCTACCGACGTAACCTTCAACACCGACGATGTCACCTCTCTTGATCAAAGAATGATCATCTTCGTAAGAAGATTCTTGGTGGTAATCTTGTAGTTGAGACATAACTTGGACTTCAACACCGTCACCGTGCAAGACGTAGAACTTCAACTTGGAACCAGATTCTCTCTTGGCGTGAATTCTACCGGCAATAGAgaccttttcttctggcAAAGTCTCACCACGCTTCAAGTGAGCATACTTAGCCAAGAATTCTGGCAAAGTAATAGAGACTTGGAACTTGTGAGGGTATGGGTTTGGACTTTGAGTCTTTCTTAGTTCGTTGATTTGTCTGGATCTAGCTTCAAAGTATTGAGAAGGATCCAAATCAGCAAATGCATCAGTGttaaccttcttctttggctCTGGAACTGGCTTAGCAGAAGCCTTCTTAGCAGCCTTCTTGGCTTCGACTTGTCTTTGCTTGATACGCTTCTTCAACTCAGACTTGGAAACCATTTCACCGGTAACCTCGTCCAAGTGCAAGTTAGCCACAGCTTCAGTGGCTTGAGCAACTTCGTGTGGTTGAGACATTTTTTCCGCAGTAggattttggtttcttaTCAGAAGACTAACACCTTCTAGGACTGTAATTCCAATAAACCTATCTTCAACTGATAAGTGTAactttgttcttgatgtcGATTCGATGAACTTTCTCAAAATGTCGAAATTTTTCAGCTTTGGCTTAATGAGAAGAAAATTTGACATTTGGTCATAATGAAAGAAACACGTGATCAATAATATTGGCCAGTGAACGTAAAAGAAATATAGCGCTGACAACACGACTTTTTACATGCGTTGAGGTAAGTTGGGCGAGTTGGACAATTAGGGCTAGTGACCAGAGACGTTAACAGAAGACAAGGTCTATATAATTTCAAAGAGGAATACAAAATTTTTCATGATTCGTTACATTGAATTAATGATGAATAATCTAAAGACTGTCTAAAATTACAAATTAAGGTACGGATTCAACCATAGGAGAAGTTAATGAATCAATTCCCAGCCATACATTTTCACTATCAGTTAGgaaaaatttgaaattgtgcattttgattttttgaATCCTTAGATTTATGCTAATAGATGATGAGATGATTACTTTTAACACCAAATGTCGTAGAGTTTGTACCACCATCCTTTACTCCTTACTTTTTCCTTGTGTTCTAAGTCTTCCTGCCTTAGGATTTCTGGGTCGTACCTCTTTCTATAAGAGTCTAAATCTATTTCTTTTAGTGGGACTAAGAAGGTGAAGTCTTTGGTGTAGAGCATATATCCAAAGTAGAGGACAATCCATATTGGAGCAGCTAAGTATGATTCGAAGAATGCTTCTGCATCAGCCTTTCCTTTGTTGTCCATTGGGAAAAGGGCGACCCAAAATTGGGCAATGAAGACTAatatgttgaagaagacagCGTATAGAGAACCCCATTCACCAGTTGTTGAAACGTAACCTAAATCGTCAATAGGTCTGTTTTGGACCTTACAAGCACGTCTGAATCTATAATGGGATAGACAAATACCAGTCCATGTGAACAACTCAGCCAAACCGGCAATGGCAGCTAACCATGTGAACACTTGTTCTTCGTTCTTGGATGCAGCAGCGAATGCAATGACACCAAATACAGAACATATGACTAAAGCAACTAAAGGTCTACCTCTTCTGTCAACATAATTCAAGATCTTTGGAGCCATGTTTTGTTCAGCCAAGGAATTTAGCAATCTTGGACCAGTGTAAAGGGCAGTGTTACCCACAGAAATAACGGAAATCAAAATGACGGCGTTCACAATATGTGGAACAATCTTGACACCGTGGGAAGAGATAGCAATAACATATGGGGAGGCATGGGTAGCTGAACCACCAGCACCCATTAGCTCGTCACTGTCTCTTGGCACCAAGAAACCGATGAGAATCATTGTTAGAAGATAGATAAACAAGATTCTGTAGATTGACTTCTTCGTGGCACTTGGGATGGCCTTTCTTGGATTAACAGACTCGTTCACGGTCAAGGCAAATAGTTCTTGACCACCGTAGGAGAAGAAACCAGTAATTAATGTGTAACAAACACCCTTGAACTGGCTACCGGCACTACCTTCGGCAAATGAACCGGGCTTCTTCCAGTACTTACCACCGATGTAGCCATCCTTACCCGCACCACCACAATTAATGATGATACCCAAAATGACAAAACCAATGATCATCAGAACCTTGCACGAATTGAATATGAATTCGAATTCAGCGTAACACCTACCGGAACCATAATAGTGTACAGCTagcaagaaaacaaagaagataACAACAAACACATCGGGATTAATCTTATCGTTCCAGTATTGAACAATTAATGTACCCGTGATCAATTCCAAAGGTAAAACCGTGAGCCATTGGAGCAAACTTAGATAGACAGTAGCGAAACCCCAAGCTGgagaaatgaaaatggcCTGGTATGCGTTAAAGTTACCAGGTAACTTTGGGTATGCAAGTGCTAGTTCACCAACTGCTTGCATCATAATATAACTGATGATGGAAACCAGAACATAACCAATTAGCAAACCACCTGGACCACCAAAGTATAAAGATTTACCGTTGGCAACCAATAAACCGGTACCAATACCAGTACCCAACGACATCATAATCGTGTGTCTGGGCTGAATGGTCGATTTAAGCTTCGAAGATGCGATAACAGGACCCTTGTGATTAGGATTGCTGGTGACGTTACTTAGAACAACGTCTGCTGCGTCATGATGGTGCATACGAGCCCGCCTTTCATCGCAACTTTCCAAGACATCTAGATTTATTTCcccatcatcatcatcctccGCTCTCTTGAATGAATCCACAAACCTCTGGAATAGCCCATTACGAACCTCCAAGGATTGCTTTTCCGTAGAAACACTGATTTCCGTCTCGTTGGAAGACTTCTCGTGGATATTTCCACCACGATCCTTCCTAGCTTCGTCTGTCATGTGTATACCTGTCAAAATATCTAGCCTCTTCGTATtagtgaaaaaaaaaatgtgcGCGTCCTTCGCCTCGTTTACCGCTTTTTGAAACttgcgatgagctttaCCTATGCGTAGTGGCCTTTAAGGTTCGATGCGCAAACCTAAAATTACCACTCACGAACAAAATACACAAAGCAAGTCtgtggaagaaaaagcaCACAACCTTTTAACCATTagcttttatatatacatatatacagtTCGTTATCTatccaaagaaagagcaCATTCCATCACAACTGATTGAAACCACTTAAGGATTGGTTCACATGAAAAGGCGCACCGCCGATTAATCGCTAAactttcttccaaagaagaaaaggttcGATTACTCATACCTCACAACCGGGTGCACACGTACGCCTTCATAAAAGCAACAATAGTACCCCATACCATCTCATCACCGGTACAGGCGAGTCGAGGATCCCTCCGAAACAAATGCCCACCCCTCCATTGCTTAAGCACAGTACCATCACAACATTTCTAAGCGCATCACGAAACGTTACTCCGGCATGGCGAACGCTACAAAGTGCCTTAGCATGGGCTCTGCGATGGCCTGTGTTGCCATTTGACACTTTTCCAGATGCCTTGCAGCGCATattctatttctttttcattctaTGTGCccttgattttctttttcgaaTAGTTTCAGGGTTCACGGCGTTTTGTAGGCAAAGTGCcataaaaagaaataaatgTGCTTTAAGAGTCAGGCTTTGTATGAGAAAAAGGAATATTTTCCGGACTATGAGATGATCGGTAGTCTTGGCATGGGTCACGTAGCTGGTGGGACGTCAAAAAGGTCGAAAATGGAGGCAGGAGAAGGCGTGAAAGGTAGGTAGGTAGGTAGGCTACATGCCGGTTCAAGGCTCTATTGGTATGGTATGGTGCCGGTACCGGTTTCTCTCTGCTTGATGCGATGCGACGAGCACTTTGCGTTCCTTTGAGCCGTTTGTGTAGAAAGTGGAGAACTGAGGCTAGCTCCGGAAGCTTCGAGCATAGTGTGACGGCGGCATTGtgatagatagatagatagaaagatagatagatagatcTGCGTTCGAGTAACAAGGGAACGAGCGGCCAGGCTGGTCCTGATGGCTTGGAGGGGGACAATCTTGGTGCTTTTCGGCTCTTTCCCTTGGGCGGACAATGGACAAGAGGAGTGAAAAAGCAACGCATTGTGCCATGagagtcacgtgacaaaATAGTTAAAGGGTATACAGAGCGAGCGAGACAAAGTGCATGTCAGCGGGTGCAGTAGATACAACAGATACAGATACAGATACAGATACAGAGAGTGACCTCACATCTCAGTCAGTCATCGGCGTTTTTTTCTATCCACGCCTTTAGCTTAAACCAGTTCACGTCCTGCGAAGTGAGGTCAGGCTGCACAAACGAGTCTACCGGGAAGGTCTTTCTGACTGCGACCAAAGTTGGTATTTGCGTGACGCCAAAACGTAGCATCGCTTCTCTTGTGTCGAGAAAGTCGGTTTCCACATCGCAGATGTTGATGCGTTTCTCTGTTTCCATCAACACGATCCTGTTGAGGGCTCCGGTCAACTTGTTGCAGGTCTCGTTTCCTCTTACCGTAAAGTTTAATATGAGAGGGAGCCGGTTGTTGAACATCAACACTTCGTTTAGCTCGTTATCGTTTCTGATGGGCAAGAAGCATTGGTTCTTGCCCGTTTTCACGTATGATTGGGCTGGCGATGCTCCTTCGTCTTGGGTGAAGGGATAGATGATTTTAGTCCACCACGAGCTGTTCCTCTGTGCGCATTTGTACAGCAAAGGGGCCGCAGAAAACGCTCCTGCGCGTAGCAATAGACTTTGGCTTTGGGCAACGACACTAAGCATGGTTTTTCTAGGATGTTGTAAACATATATAGTGCTGATTCAGGGCACCAGAAATGGGCTAATTATCTCCATTCTTGTAGCAAATAGCATCCATCATCACTTTTGTCTGTTCAGCTGTGTGTGAAAAAGCATGGTTGCTAGCAAGCAATGAATTGATGCACAGCCAGCCAGCTAGCTGGTAAGAatgttgtgtttttttttatcgAATtcagtcacgtgattaCAAACAAGTATTCCTACGCCTACCATCTAGGAGTAAAAAACGGCATTGGGGGCGAATTCCGGACCAATCCCAGAGGTTAGTTAAGGTTCTTACAAGATACTTCTTTGTGCAAGGAGGGCCGAGAGGACTGTCTTTGGTTGCCTATGGTTGCCCTTTGGCTGTGGGATTTAACGGGTTTTagaacctttttttttctttgcgTCTTGTCTTGTACTTCGAGCTCCAGCGGGAAAAAGGGTCttttggtggtggtggtggtggtgcagGTCACGTGACAAGGAGTTAAGAGCTAGTCATGATTTGGACCATTTGGGGCCCGTTCATTGTTCCCGTTAATAGAGGCTCCGAAGAATCGGAagaagatatatatatcttccCTGTTCAAGGATACCACCGCTACTCACTACTCAAAGACAAGAAGTACCCCCGCTAGTGATACCAGCAGTAACATATTTGAACCTCGCTACCAACCTCGCTACAGATCTCGCTCCCAATGAAACCAAGATTAATACTACTGATCAGACACGGCGAAAGTGAGTCcaacaaggacaagaaggTGAACGAACACACACCCAACCACTTAATCCCGCTAACCAAGAACGGAATGAACCAGGCCCGAATGGCTGGTATAGAGATATTGAAGCTGTTGAACGTTGACGATGATTCCCTCATCCAAAAGATTGAGCAAGAACAAGATCACCCAGACGACAGGAAGAAGCTCGAACAAAACTACAAACGAGTGAGAACGTCAAAGGATACGGATATCGTGTTCTACACTTCCCCGTACCGCCGTACGCGTGAAACGTTGAAAGGAATAATCGAAATGATCGACCGGTACAACGAGCTAAATACCGGAATAAAAGTGTGCGAGGGCGAGTCGTACCAGCCGTTAGGCACACGCCGTTTGGCACATTGGCAGTGTCCAGCGTTTCCAAGTGCTGTGTTTGAAAATAGCGCCAGTGTTACCAACTTGAGGAAAGTCCATACTACAGGAGTGCCAACCACGACCGATTCTTCTACCTCGgaccaaaaccaaaaccaaaagaacTTTCTACATTACAGGGTCAAGGAAGAGCCTCGAATCAGAGAACAGGATTTCGGCAACTTCCAGCAGACAGAGTCCATGACAGAGGTCATGAACACGCGTGCGAACTACGgccacttcttcttcagattgCCGCAGGGCGAATCTGCCGCTGATGTTTACGACCGGTGTTCCGGTTTCCAAGAGTCCCTATTCCGCCATTTCGAGAGAAGCGGCGGCAAGAAGAGAGATGTGGTCGCAATTGTCACCCACGGGATATTCTTGCGTGTGTTCTTGATGAAATGGTTTAGATGGACTTACGAGGAGTTTGAGTCGCTCATGAACGTGCCGAACGGAAGCGTCATCATCATGGAGCTGGACGAAACGCTCGACCGCTACGTGTTGCGCACCAAGCTCCCCAAATGGACCACAACGGGGTGCGATGATGCCGCGGCGGGGGCGTCAACCTCGGGCTCGAACTCTTCTTGCGCGCAGAAACACTGTCAATGCGAGCCCACCGCGATCGTCTgatatcacgtgacccaTACGTCATTACCATATGTAGCGatttaaacaaaaaaaaaagttgaaaacCGACAGCAGCCGGGTAACAATTCACAGCAACTCTCTGGCTACAGCTCTCTGGCCACGGCTCTCTGGCCTCAGGCCTCAGGCCGCCTCCCCCCATTCGCTTCTCTCTGCCATATGTCCTTTCCGTCGGCCACGCCCTGGGCCCACGCTCCAGCTTCCACTTTTTGGtgaacatttttttttttcccgGGATCCGAAACTGCAGCTTCCCAAAAAACCCTGCAGCACAGCAGCCTCCAGCCTCCACTACCAGGCCCCACCCAGCTTCCCCTATCCCGCCCCCCAAACAAACTggccaaaaaaaaaataaaaaagcgtataaaacacaaaaaaaggCGTGATCTCAGCTTCCACTATCATTACTGGATGCCCCGCTGCCTACGGCTACGGCTACACCCATTGGCCATTCCATCCATCAAGCCCTCGGGTATACCATACCACACAACCTGATTCAGTTCAACCGATCCACACTGTAGTAACACACACTATAGACTAGCCTATACCATACCATACCATCcatatacacacacatacacacacatacacacatacatacaccATACCATACGACGCCCATATTCCTCTCTCTGCAACCGGAGGCAGTTTCGAGTTTCGAGTTGCGAGTTTATATGCCTTGACTGACTTCAAGCAGTTGTTGGTTTGACTTTCTGAAATTTTTGTTGCTGCGCTGTGCTTTCATGCGTTTCTTTGATTCTGTGTATATAAGAGTGGACATTGTAGGTATATACGAATGAAACAGAGTGTTGTTTGATGAAAGGTTTTCCGATTTCGTTTTAGTATGGATTGGATTATTTCATAACCCAAGGACTTACAAAGGACTTAAgatacacatacacacatatataacCTATCAGACATGGCTAGAACATTCTTCGTTGGTGGTAACTTCAAGATGAACGGTACCAAGGCTTCCATTAAGGAAATCGTTGAGAGATTGAACTCTGCTTCGATTCCATCCAACGTGGAAGTTGTGATTGCTCCTCCAGCTGCCTACTTGGACCACGCTGTctctttgaacaagaaggcTCAAGTCAGTGTTGCTGCCCAAAACGCATACTTGAAGGCTTCCGGTGCTTTCACTGGTGAAAACTCTGTGGAGCAAATCAAGGATGTTGGTGCCGAATGGGTTATCTTGGGTCACTCCGAAAGAAGAACGTACTTCCACGAAACCGATGAATTCATTGCTGACAAGACCAAGTTCGCTTTGGACAGCGGTGTCAAGGTTATCCTATGTATTGGTGAAaccttggaagaaaagcaaAAGGGTATCACTTTGGAAGTTGTCCAAAGACAATTGCAAGCTGTTTTGGACAAGGTCCAAGACTGGACCAACGTTGTTGTTGCCTACGAACCAGTCTGGGCTATTGGTACCGGTTTGGCTGCTACCTCTGACGATGCTCAAGACATCCACCACTCCATCAGAGAATTCTTggccaagaagttgaacaagGACACCGCTGAAAAGATCAGAATCCTATACGGTGGTTCCGCTAACGGTAAGAACGCTGTCACCTTCAAGGACAAGGCCGACGTTGACGGTTTCTTGGTTGGTGGTGCTTCTTTGAAGCCAGAATTCGTTGACATCATCAACTCCAGAGTCTAAATTAAATTAGGTTCTAGTCCAAATACGAAAtattaaaggaaaa
This genomic interval from Kluyveromyces marxianus DMKU3-1042 DNA, complete genome, chromosome 4 contains the following:
- the RSM10 gene encoding mitochondrial 37S ribosomal protein uS10m; protein product: MFRNGFRGILRQQSTVAGPRTLPFNAKETPIPKNVEAVYHAPLKIEPVHKDLVADIQLKSYDNENLDFFSSFVLRAGYYLGIPMKGPKPMPTKRERWTVIRAPFVMAKSKENFERHTHARLIRLYDTNVEVVETLLSYISKHSMSGVGIKCNLYQREPVDLQSKKEDLDVEKFDMSSQLHGLDDAVGAKVVELLKNPEFSKHFK
- the TRM7 gene encoding tRNA methyltransferase TRM7; the encoded protein is MGKSSKDKRDLYYRKAKEQGFRARSAFKLLQLDDDFNFLEDAVRVVDLCAAPGSWSQVLSRRLFVEGRDNSDRKIVAVDLQPMSPIDNVITLQADITHPRTLQTITDLFEGEKADFICSDGAPDVTGLHDLDEYVQQQLILSALQLSTCLLRKGGNFVAKIFRGRDIDMLYSQLGYLFDKVVCAKPRSSRGTSLESFIVCLGYNPPVGWEPKLDINVSVEDFFQGCDIGKLSLDDEGGKLLDYREEPRSIAKFIACGGLSSFDSDATYHVDPSSSALDPVQAPTNPPYKKALELKRKGKMSRAI
- the KRS1 gene encoding lysine--tRNA ligase KRS1, producing the protein MSNFLLIKPKLKNFDILRKFIESTSRTKLHLSVEDRFIGITVLEGVSLLIRNQNPTAEKMSQPHEVAQATEAVANLHLDEVTGEMVSKSELKKRIKQRQVEAKKAAKKASAKPVPEPKKKVNTDAFADLDPSQYFEARSRQINELRKTQSPNPYPHKFQVSITLPEFLAKYAHLKRGETLPEEKVSIAGRIHAKRESGSKLKFYVLHGDGVEVQVMSQLQDYHQESSYEDDHSLIKRGDIVGVEGYVGRTSPKKGGEGEISVFVSRIELLTPCLHMLPTDHFGFKDQELRYRKRYLDLIMNKDARNRFITRSKIISYIRKFLDTRNFIEVETPMMNVIAGGATAKPFITHHNDLDMDMYMRIAPELFLKELVVGGMDRVYEIGRQFRNEGIDMTHNPEFTTCEFYQAYADVYDLMDMTEIMFSEMVKEITGSYVIKYHPDPNDPAKEMELNFARPWKRINMIEELEKRFNVTFPPGDQLHTAETGEFLKKVLKDNKMDCAPPLTNARMLDKLVGELEDTCINPTFIFGHPQMMSPLAKYSRDQPGLCERFEVFVATKEICNAYTELNDPFDQRARFEEQANQKAQGDDEAQLVDETFCNALEYGLPPTGGWGCGIDRLAMFLTDSNTIREVLLFPTLKPEIVKEEKEKKA
- the BAP3 gene encoding amino acid transporter BAP3 translates to MTDEARKDRGGNIHEKSSNETEISVSTEKQSLEVRNGLFQRFVDSFKRAEDDDDGEINLDVLESCDERRARMHHHDAADVVLSNVTSNPNHKGPVIASSKLKSTIQPRHTIMMSLGTGIGTGLLVANGKSLYFGGPGGLLIGYVLVSIISYIMMQAVGELALAYPKLPGNFNAYQAIFISPAWGFATVYLSLLQWLTVLPLELITGTLIVQYWNDKINPDVFVVIFFVFLLAVHYYGSGRCYAEFEFIFNSCKVLMIIGFVILGIIINCGGAGKDGYIGGKYWKKPGSFAEGSAGSQFKGVCYTLITGFFSYGGQELFALTVNESVNPRKAIPSATKKSIYRILFIYLLTMILIGFLVPRDSDELMGAGGSATHASPYVIAISSHGVKIVPHIVNAVILISVISVGNTALYTGPRLLNSLAEQNMAPKILNYVDRRGRPLVALVICSVFGVIAFAAASKNEEQVFTWLAAIAGLAELFTWTGICLSHYRFRRACKVQNRPIDDLGYVSTTGEWGSLYAVFFNILVFIAQFWVALFPMDNKGKADAEAFFESYLAAPIWIVLYFGYMLYTKDFTFLVPLKEIDLDSYRKRYDPEILRQEDLEHKEKVRSKGWWYKLYDIWC
- the DET1 gene encoding acid phosphatase DET1 produces the protein MKPRLILLIRHGESESNKDKKVNEHTPNHLIPLTKNGMNQARMAGIEILKLLNVDDDSLIQKIEQEQDHPDDRKKLEQNYKRVRTSKDTDIVFYTSPYRRTRETLKGIIEMIDRYNELNTGIKVCEGESYQPLGTRRLAHWQCPAFPSAVFENSASVTNLRKVHTTGVPTTTDSSTSDQNQNQKNFLHYRVKEEPRIREQDFGNFQQTESMTEVMNTRANYGHFFFRLPQGESAADVYDRCSGFQESLFRHFERSGGKKRDVVAIVTHGIFLRVFLMKWFRWTYEEFESLMNVPNGSVIIMELDETLDRYVLRTKLPKWTTTGCDDAAAGASTSGSNSSCAQKHCQCEPTAIV
- the TPI1 gene encoding triose-phosphate isomerase TPI1 encodes the protein MARTFFVGGNFKMNGTKASIKEIVERLNSASIPSNVEVVIAPPAAYLDHAVSLNKKAQVSVAAQNAYLKASGAFTGENSVEQIKDVGAEWVILGHSERRTYFHETDEFIADKTKFALDSGVKVILCIGETLEEKQKGITLEVVQRQLQAVLDKVQDWTNVVVAYEPVWAIGTGLAATSDDAQDIHHSIREFLAKKLNKDTAEKIRILYGGSANGKNAVTFKDKADVDGFLVGGASLKPEFVDIINSRV